In Centroberyx gerrardi isolate f3 chromosome 7, fCenGer3.hap1.cur.20231027, whole genome shotgun sequence, the sequence CACAATGGCACCAAGAGACAGAAGACTGACTCCAATGCACCTCAAAGTGCCTCCTGTTCCACCTCAGCCCAAAAGAGTCCCGGTCCAGGCAGACCTCCCAGCAGCGAGAGTGAAGAAGAAGGAGGCTCTGCTACCCAGCGCTCTCGCCATCGCAGGTCGAGTCCTCGGGAACAGCGACGCCACCATAGTGAGGACTCTGGTCGCTCCTGCAGCCGTTCGTCAAGGCGGGGGGAAAGACGGGGCAGCAGTCGGCGGCGCCACCACCGTGGCCAAACCTCCCGTAGCCACTCGTACTCCAGCAGCTCCGAGCGCTCCTCAGCGGGCAGCAGTGCCTACAGCCACAGGAGCCGCAGCTACTCGGACAGCTACAGCGACTACAGCAATGAGGGTCGCAGGCGGAGGCACTCCAAACGCTCGTCAGACTCTGAGTATGAGCGGAGGGGCAGCCGGGGACGCAGGCGATCCAGGAGACGCCagtactcctcttcctcctccgaaGACTCGCGCTCACGCTCACGCAGCCACAGCCGCAGGAAGAGGCACCGGCGGCACCATCGGAGCAGCTCTaggagctccagcagcaggagcCGCAGCAGCAGTGCCAGATCCTGGAGGCGCAGCTACAGCCGGAGCCACAGCTCTGCCAGCCGCTCCTCAAGTTCCACCAAGGGCTCCCCTCATCGTCGGGGCATCAGGAGCCGTGCGGACATTGACGCACATCGCAGGGACTTCAACCGCTCTCGCATCTACCGCTCCCAGTCTCCACGTTCAGCTTCATCACGAGGCCCCAACCGCAACAGCCACTCATCCAGCTCACAGGGTCTGAGGCCAGGGGGGTCTCGAGACGCAGGGGAGCAGAGAAACACCCTTACTGCTCGCCAGCTGCTGGAGAAGGTTCAGTCTAAGAAAGGCTCTGATGACCATCCCACAGGGACAAAATCTGGCATTAAGATCAAGGACCCCCCACAGGGCTACTTTGGTCCCAAACTACCCCCTGCCCTGGGAAATAAAGCCCTGCTTCCCCTTTTTGGTAAGTTGCAGGCAGGGAAGAAACCACCTATAATTCCCCTGACCAGACCTGATGAGGGTGAGAAGTCAGCAGCAGGGAAAGGCTCTGAGGCTGAAAGAGAGGTTATCCTGGTAGAGCCCATAAGGGAGTTCCCCccgccaccaccacctccagctccaccAGTCCAGAAGGTTGAGGAGGCCCCGCAGATCACAGTGGTGCAAGAAGAGGCACAGCAACCCAGCACTGAAACCCAGGTACACCATGAGCCCCGGCCACTGTTTGAACAGGAGCCCTCCATGCTGATGCCCCAGTACCAAGGAGAGGCAGGACAGGACCCCTCCCAGAACCCCATGATGGAGCCGCTCATGCCTGAaatgcaacagcagcagcccccCATGCATGCCTACCCCGCTTACCCCCCACCCACCTTGGAGGAGGAAGGTATGGAGGCCGAGGAGGATGGCCTGGCACCTCTGGAGAGTCAGCCTATCACATTCACaccagaggagatggagaaataCAGCAAGCTGCAGCAGGCTGCCCAGCAGCacatccagcagcagctcatgGCCAAACAGGTCAAGACctttccctctgctgctgcggctgcggctgcagctgcagcagctgccaaCTTGGCCCCagctccccctccccccgccctGCAGCAAATCCACATCCAGCAGCCCGCTGTGTCCGTAGCCTCTGCCACCTCGATCACCACAGTGCAGCACGCCATCCTGCAGCACCATGCAGCCACTGCTGCAGCCATGGGCATCCACCCAGCACATCCTCACCACCCGCACCCCGCCCACGCCCAACTGGCCCAGGTACACCACATTCCCCAGCACCACCTTACCCCTATCTCCCTGTCTCCCCTGGGCCACTCTCTTGGTCACTCTCTGGGACACTCACTGGGACACGCTGGGCTGATCCCTGCCCACCCCACAGCCTTCCTCTCTGGTCAGCCCATACACATTATCCCAGCCTCTGCACTTCACCACACCCCCTTAGCTCTCCACCATGTACCACATACAGCCCTTTATCCCACACTCTTCACCCCCCGGCCCTCACAGGCTGCTGCCGCTGCGGCTCTCCAGCTCCACCCCCTCCTACACCCCATCTTCTCAGGGCAGGACCTCCAGCACCCCCCTAACCACGGGTCCTGAGGAGTGATGGCAGTGAAGCAGCGTATTCACAGCAGCCAACCAGGAGAGGGACTCACCTGAACCGGCTTGGTTGAGATGCGA encodes:
- the gpatch8 gene encoding G patch domain-containing protein 8 isoform X2 encodes the protein MGMGRMEMELDYAEDATEKRRVLEVEKEDTEELRQKYKDQVEKEKAIAKALEDLRANFYCELCDKQYTKHQEFDNHINSYDHAHKQRLKELKQREFARNVSSRSRKDGKKQEKMLRRLHELAEQRKQQDRTPGSGPMFKTTTVAVDGEKPEDGDSTVPENIALTDSAAEGSSGDKSGQASPKPGPTISFSLGKNSSSSPTPTGASKVSVSFSFAKKAPVKLETAAAVFADHGEEAMEGEEGQEGETATGQEEAPACGTESPKGGMGGTGGTGGTGGMGGGEGGECGEGGSVMATEEVQQQDDGASLASTLNKLKMMMKKEEGYAGQEPQYYHYIPPAHCRVKPHFQFLLFMKATDQCESKEEEDEEDGQEEKKVEESSEQTEPNVTDCKSEKEQGKVTATHVPEPTPPSPKVKTEEASSCTVDTASTIPTTPAHTAESTPDAPDPNLGPKIPTGPFFPVLSKDESTTLQWPSELLEFTKAQPSLSYSCNPLYFDFKLSRNKGVRGGKAAKSPKPCEEGDDKGQEMAASTAEVDATTNPGPSTDKDKPMMKGESGQSEGDEQKAATGSSGAKKKKKKKKHKKSVKHSKRKGKEKGAAEDGEGETEAMQEKPKKKKKHKRKKSKNKVPGQDEEATGDEKEKSKPKAEDKAVASTVQLTTGTAGATGSTGVEPGKRKRPAKEVPSKSGVEEGGAAKGSDNKANSSEEHNGTKRQKTDSNAPQSASCSTSAQKSPGPGRPPSSESEEEGGSATQRSRHRRSSPREQRRHHSEDSGRSCSRSSRRGERRGSSRRRHHRGQTSRSHSYSSSSERSSAGSSAYSHRSRSYSDSYSDYSNEGRRRRHSKRSSDSEYERRGSRGRRRSRRRQYSSSSSEDSRSRSRSHSRRKRHRRHHRSSSRSSSSRSRSSSARSWRRSYSRSHSSASRSSSSTKGSPHRRGIRSRADIDAHRRDFNRSRIYRSQSPRSASSRGPNRNSHSSSSQGLRPGGSRDAGEQRNTLTARQLLEKVQSKKGSDDHPTGTKSGIKIKDPPQGYFGPKLPPALGNKALLPLFGKLQAGKKPPIIPLTRPDEGEKSAAGKGSEAEREVILVEPIREFPPPPPPPAPPVQKVEEAPQITVVQEEAQQPSTETQVHHEPRPLFEQEPSMLMPQYQGEAGQDPSQNPMMEPLMPEMQQQQPPMHAYPAYPPPTLEEEGMEAEEDGLAPLESQPITFTPEEMEKYSKLQQAAQQHIQQQLMAKQVKTFPSAAAAAAAAAAAANLAPAPPPPALQQIHIQQPAVSVASATSITTVQHAILQHHAATAAAMGIHPAHPHHPHPAHAQLAQVHHIPQHHLTPISLSPLGHSLGHSLGHSLGHAGLIPAHPTAFLSGQPIHIIPASALHHTPLALHHVPHTALYPTLFTPRPSQAAAAAALQLHPLLHPIFSGQDLQHPPNHGS